In the genome of Nitrospira sp. MA-1, one region contains:
- a CDS encoding MFS transporter, with the protein MPAMFPKRLRGWHFILFNIALGLGHILVMFNAGSYVALLPHVAGDLEGVLPSFMTWAQTDFMIALALGLPVGRALAHRFGNYRVFIGAFLVYAVASYLGAISQTHWQFLNARIIQGFSGGLTLFLSQDMMLREYPDRLKSLGLALWGLITITPFTIGLPVGGWLADDLGWWRYLFYTDVVVSLVVVGLLGALLYGRGFRRQPIRFDVVGFFLLAIVLGSMQTLLNMGNDFDWLDWPFLRGVLIVLIVALPCFIIWELGERHPVLDLRLFADRNFTIGVICLVVGFFSIQGLLTLLIIQLQLLMGYSSLLAGMALLPMVVLAAPMIVVMHELCKRMDVRMLASLNFLGFALTLYWIGQYDDPHSFDQIFWPILLEGLFLGSFFTPMTVLILHRLSGVQVIRAAETTNMLRIAAGALGITYQEIVHFRRLPFHQLHLANHFGGRQFASFDVLGGFSGKLEGAGLDSAMVHGKLLALVRQYAGILAMSDAFLLASYMFVGLAALVWLAYPTQLPWYQSQEEESLEMEAEALMEEQA; encoded by the coding sequence ATGCCGGCTATGTTCCCCAAACGCCTGCGAGGTTGGCACTTTATTCTTTTCAATATTGCACTTGGCCTTGGGCATATTCTCGTGATGTTTAATGCCGGGTCTTATGTCGCGCTATTGCCTCATGTGGCCGGCGATCTGGAAGGCGTGTTGCCAAGCTTCATGACCTGGGCTCAAACGGATTTCATGATTGCCCTGGCGTTGGGTCTTCCTGTTGGCCGCGCCCTGGCTCACCGGTTCGGTAATTATCGTGTGTTTATTGGCGCTTTTCTTGTGTATGCCGTGGCTTCGTATCTTGGCGCCATCAGCCAGACCCATTGGCAGTTTCTCAATGCCCGCATTATCCAGGGGTTCTCCGGGGGCCTCACTCTTTTTCTCTCGCAAGACATGATGCTCCGTGAGTATCCGGACCGGCTCAAGTCCTTGGGGTTAGCGTTATGGGGCCTGATTACGATTACTCCGTTTACGATAGGTCTTCCTGTGGGTGGGTGGCTTGCAGATGATCTCGGGTGGTGGCGTTATCTTTTTTATACGGATGTCGTGGTCTCCCTGGTCGTCGTCGGTCTCCTTGGGGCTTTACTGTATGGTCGGGGCTTTCGTCGCCAGCCTATCCGGTTTGACGTCGTGGGATTTTTTCTGTTGGCCATCGTGTTGGGCAGCATGCAGACTCTTTTGAACATGGGGAACGATTTTGACTGGTTAGACTGGCCCTTTCTCCGCGGGGTCCTGATCGTCCTCATCGTGGCACTGCCTTGTTTTATTATCTGGGAACTGGGTGAACGTCACCCGGTGTTGGATCTCCGGTTATTTGCGGACCGAAACTTTACCATTGGGGTGATCTGTTTGGTGGTCGGCTTCTTTTCGATCCAAGGACTCCTCACGCTTCTGATTATCCAGCTTCAATTGTTGATGGGTTATTCGTCCCTCCTTGCCGGTATGGCGCTTCTTCCGATGGTGGTGTTGGCGGCTCCGATGATCGTTGTGATGCATGAGCTCTGCAAGCGGATGGACGTTCGCATGCTCGCGAGCCTCAATTTTCTTGGATTTGCTTTGACTCTGTACTGGATAGGGCAGTATGACGATCCTCATTCATTTGATCAGATTTTCTGGCCTATTCTGCTCGAAGGTCTTTTCCTGGGATCGTTTTTTACCCCGATGACGGTGCTCATCCTGCATCGATTATCCGGCGTCCAGGTGATACGCGCCGCAGAGACTACGAATATGTTGCGCATCGCCGCCGGGGCGTTAGGTATTACGTACCAAGAGATAGTGCATTTCCGACGTCTTCCATTCCATCAGCTTCATTTGGCGAATCATTTTGGAGGAAGGCAATTTGCGTCCTTCGACGTGTTGGGAGGATTCTCTGGCAAGCTAGAGGGCGCCGGACTCGATTCTGCCATGGTGCATGGCAAGCTTCTGGCCCTTGTGAGGCAGTATGCGGGTATTCTGGCCATGAGCGATGCGTTTCTCCTGGCCAGCTACATGTTTGTGGGTTTGGCGGCCCTCGTCTGGTTGGCCTATCCCACCCAATTGCCTTGGTATCAAAGCCAGGAAGAAGAGTCGCTGGAGATGGAGGCTGAAGCACTTATGGAGGAGCAGGCATGA
- a CDS encoding carboxypeptidase-like regulatory domain-containing protein translates to MKSTVIQMIGVTLGVLGMWAIPVWAYEESQVKQGGMIRGQVTLAGGMPKAMAFNLVTIPDPVFCGRISTGTGWRIVEDFILGSQGSLKDAIVVLKGIEKGKAFELPKVTIEAKDCDFLPFVNVLRDQDELTVINMDPVEHDIQGYETARDRGARVLFNRPLPMNPFHKVLGLLNSHDHLPGKPMIEKIHLQKDRNIFVMQCGFHPYMFSWGVVVDNPYYAITTEDGRFEISDIPPGTYTLSVWHAGMKEYLTREVTIEPNGSISVNFEYQSPVGRRSVHEIQDNPHFGLGLLGEEVIIPSLRLQHPS, encoded by the coding sequence ATGAAAAGCACGGTGATACAAATGATTGGGGTGACTTTGGGTGTCCTGGGAATGTGGGCCATCCCGGTGTGGGCCTATGAAGAAAGTCAGGTCAAACAAGGAGGAATGATTCGTGGGCAAGTGACTTTAGCGGGAGGGATGCCTAAAGCCATGGCCTTTAATTTGGTGACGATTCCAGATCCGGTTTTTTGCGGGCGAATTTCAACCGGAACAGGATGGCGTATTGTTGAAGATTTTATACTTGGATCTCAGGGCTCGCTGAAGGACGCGATTGTGGTGCTCAAGGGTATTGAAAAAGGAAAAGCGTTTGAGTTGCCAAAAGTGACCATCGAAGCGAAGGATTGTGATTTTCTCCCATTTGTCAATGTCTTACGGGACCAGGATGAACTGACGGTCATTAATATGGATCCAGTGGAACATGATATTCAGGGATACGAGACTGCTCGTGATCGTGGTGCGAGGGTCTTGTTTAATCGCCCTCTTCCCATGAATCCATTTCATAAAGTGTTGGGCTTGTTGAATAGCCATGATCATTTACCCGGCAAGCCAATGATCGAAAAAATTCATTTGCAAAAGGATCGGAATATCTTTGTGATGCAATGCGGATTTCATCCCTATATGTTTTCTTGGGGAGTGGTGGTTGACAATCCCTATTATGCGATTACAACCGAGGATGGCCGATTTGAGATATCCGACATTCCACCTGGAACCTATACGTTATCGGTCTGGCATGCCGGAATGAAGGAATATTTAACCCGTGAAGTGACGATTGAACCGAATGGGTCAATTTCTGTGAATTTTGAATATCAATCACCCGTAGGGCGCCGCAGTGTTCATGAAATTCAAGACAACCCCCACTTTGGATTGGGACTCTTAGGAGAAGAAGTCATCATTCCCTCACTTCGTCTTCAACATCCTTCATGA
- a CDS encoding HlyD family secretion protein translates to MDAPTVKIRPKEILRRRNRRLALVALILVAATLAYGGYWWYYARFWVWTDNAFIAGNLVTLEAQATGIITQVLVEETQYVEKGDLLIRLDEHQAQAKLGRMRGLLGGEVRRIASLFAQRRQIQQKFTSRMARLDLIRHDVVRFREALPSGAISEQLFQNALDKMRALQAEVMEIREEYQSITAEVGGVNIIHHPAVEAAKHEFITAYLEYIRQRIRAPASGHVAKRKAQVGDQVHPGVPLMTIVPLDHLWVEVNLRETEMQQVRPGQSALINVDVYGKHHTYHGTVEGLVPGTGSVFALLPPENATGNFIHIVERVPVRVSFLKEEILEHPVRPGLSTKTYINVSEPGHPLGVSLAETSTQEYETNIYANELTDAESLAQEIIRENLVLKQDRSEPA, encoded by the coding sequence ATGGATGCCCCTACCGTCAAAATTCGCCCCAAGGAAATTCTTCGACGACGTAACCGCCGTCTGGCGTTGGTTGCCCTGATACTGGTGGCAGCTACATTGGCTTACGGCGGATACTGGTGGTATTACGCCCGTTTTTGGGTATGGACCGATAACGCCTTTATTGCCGGCAATCTTGTCACATTGGAGGCACAGGCAACAGGCATTATCACCCAGGTCCTCGTGGAGGAGACCCAGTATGTGGAAAAAGGAGACCTCCTTATTCGTCTCGATGAGCATCAGGCACAGGCCAAATTGGGCCGGATGCGGGGTTTACTGGGAGGAGAGGTGCGCAGAATCGCGTCATTGTTTGCTCAGAGGCGGCAGATCCAGCAAAAATTCACCTCCAGGATGGCTCGACTCGACTTAATACGCCATGATGTGGTCCGTTTCCGTGAGGCGCTCCCGAGCGGGGCCATATCTGAGCAACTCTTCCAGAATGCCCTGGACAAAATGCGGGCACTTCAAGCCGAGGTTATGGAAATCCGGGAAGAATACCAATCCATCACCGCGGAGGTGGGAGGCGTGAATATCATCCATCATCCTGCCGTAGAGGCCGCCAAGCATGAATTCATCACCGCCTATCTCGAATACATCCGGCAGCGCATTCGGGCACCGGCTTCGGGCCATGTGGCCAAGCGAAAGGCCCAGGTCGGAGATCAGGTTCATCCGGGTGTTCCCTTGATGACGATCGTGCCTTTGGATCATCTGTGGGTGGAAGTGAATTTGCGGGAAACCGAAATGCAGCAGGTCCGTCCCGGTCAGTCGGCACTGATTAATGTGGATGTATACGGGAAGCACCACACATACCATGGGACGGTGGAAGGGCTGGTGCCCGGCACCGGCAGCGTATTCGCCTTGTTGCCTCCTGAAAATGCGACCGGGAATTTCATTCATATCGTGGAACGGGTGCCTGTGCGTGTCTCTTTTTTGAAAGAAGAAATCCTGGAGCATCCCGTCCGTCCGGGATTGTCGACCAAAACTTATATCAACGTCAGCGAGCCTGGTCACCCATTGGGTGTTTCGCTGGCAGAGACGTCCACTCAGGAATATGAGACGAACATCTATGCCAACGAACTCACTGATGCAGAGTCCTTGGCCCAAGAAATTATCAGGGAGAACCTTGTTTTGAAACAGGATCGGTCTGAACCGGCATAG
- a CDS encoding efflux transporter outer membrane subunit: protein MSVLSALKGHGHFAFSLCGLLLCAGCAWIPPGEESAGFLEPDSMEETLSHATHHEPEDPIPHWPEDRWWQEFGSPELDSLIDAALKDNPGLKVAYARLHEAHALVRVEGARLLPFLEADAELTAERVSEHGLFAALNPEVAGIDITYGLIHPLSFRWELDFWGKNRAMMESAMSRELAHKAEWAEVRLRLTAGIARAYFRRVALRQQLGVVEAMVKIRRDLLNLAKIRFRAGLDDGNSIMRATAELEAANKRAAGTREQLDFQQYLLVRLSGHGPDWGEHVFRDKVIMPRRIPLPPELPIGLLAHRPDLAAAKYRAEAAAKLIKVAKTRFLPTIDLNGFVGFRALTLASGAGSLGDLLFSSSSLAYGGGPGLRLPWFEGGRLRGELEAQRREYDSAVELYNDTLLEAMREVADSLSVWHETRSMLEAHRRLLTSVSGDWHLVEVRFRTGLDDRREVLKQHHAVLDQEFALKALESDQLVSMVGLIEALGGGYPIVREPSQTTE, encoded by the coding sequence ATGAGTGTTTTGTCCGCTCTGAAGGGCCATGGGCATTTCGCGTTCAGTCTGTGCGGCTTACTCCTCTGCGCCGGTTGCGCCTGGATTCCTCCCGGTGAGGAATCGGCTGGATTCTTAGAACCGGATTCCATGGAGGAAACCCTTTCCCATGCGACCCACCACGAACCGGAGGATCCAATCCCGCATTGGCCGGAAGACCGCTGGTGGCAGGAGTTCGGCAGTCCTGAGCTCGATTCGCTGATTGATGCGGCTCTCAAGGATAACCCCGGCCTCAAGGTCGCATACGCCCGTCTCCACGAGGCGCATGCCCTTGTCCGCGTCGAAGGGGCGAGGCTGCTGCCGTTTCTGGAGGCGGACGCCGAGCTGACCGCAGAGCGCGTCTCTGAGCACGGCTTATTTGCCGCCCTCAATCCTGAGGTGGCCGGGATCGATATTACTTACGGCCTTATCCATCCGTTGAGCTTTCGCTGGGAGCTGGATTTCTGGGGGAAGAATCGCGCCATGATGGAATCCGCAATGAGCAGGGAATTGGCTCATAAGGCGGAATGGGCAGAGGTGCGGTTGCGGTTGACAGCGGGGATCGCCCGTGCCTACTTCCGCAGGGTCGCGTTGCGCCAGCAGCTTGGGGTGGTTGAGGCCATGGTGAAAATTCGACGCGATCTCCTGAATCTGGCGAAGATCCGGTTTCGGGCAGGCCTGGATGACGGCAATTCGATCATGCGGGCCACTGCGGAATTAGAGGCGGCGAATAAGCGCGCAGCCGGTACTCGGGAGCAGTTGGACTTTCAACAATATTTGCTGGTCAGGCTGAGCGGTCATGGGCCTGATTGGGGAGAGCATGTGTTCAGGGATAAGGTGATTATGCCCCGGCGAATTCCCTTGCCGCCGGAGTTGCCGATAGGACTGTTGGCGCACCGCCCGGATCTCGCTGCGGCTAAATATCGCGCCGAAGCTGCAGCCAAGCTAATTAAGGTGGCGAAAACTCGATTTCTTCCCACTATCGACTTGAATGGTTTCGTGGGCTTCAGAGCATTGACTCTAGCTAGTGGGGCCGGCTCTTTGGGTGATCTTCTGTTTTCATCGTCCAGTCTCGCTTATGGGGGCGGACCGGGTCTGCGACTTCCTTGGTTTGAAGGCGGTCGTCTTCGTGGAGAACTAGAAGCACAACGGAGAGAATATGATTCGGCAGTGGAACTCTATAACGACACGTTGCTGGAAGCCATGCGGGAAGTTGCCGACAGTCTGAGTGTTTGGCATGAGACTCGCTCGATGCTTGAGGCACACCGTCGTCTACTGACGTCGGTGAGTGGCGATTGGCACCTTGTTGAAGTCCGCTTTCGCACCGGTCTTGACGATCGCCGTGAGGTGTTAAAACAGCATCATGCGGTATTGGATCAGGAATTCGCCTTGAAGGCCCTGGAATCTGATCAACTCGTGTCGATGGTGGGTTTGATCGAAGCCCTGGGTGGGGGGTATCCCATCGTTCGAGAACCTTCTCAGACAACGGAATAA